Proteins found in one Allorhizobium pseudoryzae genomic segment:
- a CDS encoding ABC transporter permease gives MTALFRDRILPVLTVIAAILVVWHVFVVYLNAPFVRDQAARAGETVTLGQIVGQTFNQERPILPAPHQIIAELWDTTVAKPITSKRSLVYHAWITLSATLMGFGMGTVLGIALAVGIVHNRAMDKSLMPWVIASQTIPILAIAPMIIVVLNSIGISGLLPKALISTYLSFFPVVVGMVKGLRSPDTLLIDLMHTYNASNTQTFWKLRWPAAMPYLFTSLKVAIAISLVGAIVGELPTGAVAGLGARLLSGSYYGQTIQIWAALFMAAALAAVLVSIVGAAHGLVLKRMGVKP, from the coding sequence ATGACCGCCCTCTTCCGCGACCGCATCCTGCCCGTCCTCACCGTGATCGCCGCGATCCTCGTCGTGTGGCATGTCTTCGTCGTCTATCTCAACGCCCCCTTCGTGCGCGACCAGGCGGCGCGGGCCGGTGAGACGGTGACGCTCGGCCAGATCGTCGGGCAGACCTTCAACCAGGAGCGGCCGATCCTGCCGGCGCCGCACCAGATCATTGCCGAGCTTTGGGATACGACGGTCGCCAAGCCGATCACTTCGAAGCGCAGCCTCGTCTATCATGCCTGGATCACGCTCTCGGCTACCCTGATGGGCTTTGGCATGGGCACCGTGCTTGGCATCGCGCTCGCCGTCGGCATCGTCCACAACCGGGCGATGGACAAATCGCTGATGCCCTGGGTGATCGCCAGCCAGACGATCCCGATCCTCGCCATCGCGCCGATGATCATTGTCGTTTTGAACTCGATCGGCATCTCAGGTCTCTTACCCAAAGCTTTGATTTCGACATACCTTTCCTTCTTTCCCGTCGTCGTCGGCATGGTGAAGGGCCTGCGCAGCCCCGATACCCTGCTGATCGACCTGATGCACACCTATAATGCCAGCAACACCCAGACCTTCTGGAAACTGCGCTGGCCGGCGGCCATGCCCTATCTCTTCACCTCGCTGAAGGTGGCGATCGCGATTTCGCTGGTCGGGGCGATCGTCGGCGAGTTGCCGACCGGGGCCGTGGCGGGGCTCGGTGCACGGCTGCTCTCCGGCTCCTATTACGGCCAAACGATCCAGATCTGGGCGGCGCTCTTCATGGCAGCCGCGCTGGCGGCCGTTCTCGTCTCCATCGTCGGCGCAGCACACGGCCTCGTGCTGAAACGCATGGGAGTGAAGCCATGA
- a CDS encoding ABC transporter ATP-binding protein: MTSPASVVSARDLGLTFETGDGPVHALTGVNLDIRKGDFVSFIGPSGCGKTTFLRVIADLEKHTSGSIDINGMTPENARLARAYGYVFQAAALYPWRTIEKNIALPLEIMGYSADEQKKRIAEMLDLVNLSGFGKKYPWQLSGGMQQRASIARALAFDADLLLMDEPFGALDEIVRDHLNEQLLKLWDKTNKTICFVTHSIPEAVYLSTRIVVMSPRPGRVTDVIESTLPRDRPLEIRDTPEFLEIAHRVREGLKAGHSYEE; this comes from the coding sequence ATGACGAGCCCCGCATCCGTCGTCTCCGCCCGCGATCTCGGCCTCACCTTCGAAACCGGCGATGGGCCCGTACATGCCCTGACCGGTGTCAACCTCGATATCAGAAAGGGCGATTTCGTCTCCTTCATCGGCCCGTCCGGCTGTGGCAAGACCACCTTCCTGCGGGTGATTGCCGACCTCGAGAAACACACGAGCGGTTCGATCGACATTAATGGAATGACTCCGGAAAATGCCCGCCTCGCGCGTGCCTATGGCTATGTCTTCCAGGCCGCGGCACTCTATCCCTGGCGCACGATCGAAAAGAACATCGCGCTGCCATTGGAAATCATGGGCTACAGTGCGGACGAGCAGAAGAAGCGCATCGCCGAGATGCTCGACCTCGTGAACCTTTCCGGTTTCGGCAAGAAATACCCGTGGCAACTGTCGGGCGGCATGCAGCAGCGCGCCTCGATTGCCCGCGCGCTCGCCTTCGATGCCGACCTGCTGTTGATGGACGAGCCCTTCGGTGCGCTGGACGAGATCGTCCGCGACCATCTGAACGAGCAGCTCCTGAAACTCTGGGACAAGACGAACAAGACGATCTGCTTCGTCACCCACTCGATCCCCGAGGCTGTCTACCTATCTACCCGCATCGTGGTGATGAGCCCGCGCCCCGGCCGCGTGACCGACGTCATCGAATCCACCCTCCCCCGCGATCGCCCGCTGGAGATCCGCGACACGCCGGAGTTCCTGGAAATCGCCCACCGCGTCCGCGAGGGCCTGAAGGCGGGGCATAGCTATGAGGAGTAG
- a CDS encoding cupin domain-containing protein, whose protein sequence is MDASSKPTCRLVKPGNTYDGKQGLSYFEGIAAETVGSKGICMHILTMPPGARAKAHLHENHETAIYMLAGKADTWYGDNLEHHVVVSAGELFYIPAGVPHLPANTSDEPATAIIARTDPNEQESVVLLPQLDALAR, encoded by the coding sequence ATGGACGCATCATCGAAGCCCACCTGCCGGCTGGTGAAGCCGGGCAATACCTATGACGGCAAGCAGGGGCTCAGCTATTTCGAGGGGATCGCGGCGGAAACCGTGGGGTCGAAGGGCATCTGCATGCATATTCTGACGATGCCGCCGGGCGCCCGCGCCAAGGCGCATCTGCACGAGAACCACGAGACGGCGATCTACATGCTCGCCGGAAAAGCCGACACCTGGTACGGCGACAACCTGGAACACCATGTGGTGGTGAGCGCGGGCGAGCTTTTCTACATCCCGGCCGGCGTGCCGCACCTGCCGGCGAACACCTCCGACGAGCCGGCAACCGCGATCATTGCCCGTACGGACCCGAACGAGCAGGAAAGCGTGGTGCTGTTGCCGCAGTTGGATGCGCTGGCGCGGTGA
- a CDS encoding endonuclease domain-containing protein has protein sequence MTSPNSAWKRRDGATQRARTLRKDETEAEYRLWSDLRNRNLNGFKFSRQIPLGPYFADFLCRGRRLIVELDGSQHADSLSDVHRTEWLNCQGYAVLRFWNHEILQERRAVLETIVAALEGRLFARCELTRFYPAVKR, from the coding sequence ATGACATCACCCAATTCAGCCTGGAAAAGACGAGACGGTGCAACCCAACGTGCGCGAACACTTCGCAAGGATGAGACCGAAGCAGAGTATCGGCTCTGGTCCGATCTCAGAAACCGAAATTTGAACGGCTTCAAGTTCTCACGACAGATTCCGCTCGGCCCTTACTTCGCGGACTTTTTGTGCCGGGGAAGACGATTGATTGTTGAATTGGATGGCTCACAACACGCCGATAGTCTTTCGGACGTCCATCGGACCGAGTGGTTGAATTGCCAAGGATATGCCGTCTTACGGTTCTGGAATCACGAAATACTTCAAGAGCGGCGTGCCGTGTTGGAAACGATCGTTGCTGCGCTGGAAGGGCGGCTGTTTGCTCGCTGCGAACTGACGCGTTTTTATCCCGCAGTCAAACGGTAA
- the hydA gene encoding dihydropyrimidinase: protein MTTVIKNGTIVTADLTYKADVKVEGGKIVEIGPNLSGGTVLDATGCYVMPGGIDPHVHLEMPFMGTYSADDFESGTRAALAGGTTMVVDFCLPDPGQSLLDALKRWDNKATRANCDYSFHMSVTWWGEQVFNDMKTVVQEKGINTFKHFMAYKGALMVNDDEMFASFSRCAELGALPLVHAENGDVVAAMQAKLMDEGNNGPEAHAYSRPATVEGEATNRAIIIADMAGAPLYVVHTSCEQAHEAIRRARQNGMRVYGEPLIQHLTLDETEYANPDWDHAARRVMSPPFRNKQHQDSLWAGLAAGSLQVVATDHCAFTTDQKRYGVGDFRKIPNGTGGLEDRMPMLWTYGVATGRITMNEFVAVTSTNIAKILNVYPRKGAILVGADADLVVWDPNKEKTITAKSQQSAIDYNVFEGKTVKGLPRYTLTRGVVAIEEGVIKTREGHGQFVSREPYPAVSKALSTWKELTAPRKVERTGIPASGV, encoded by the coding sequence ATGACCACAGTCATCAAGAACGGCACGATCGTCACCGCCGATCTCACCTACAAGGCCGATGTGAAGGTCGAGGGTGGGAAGATCGTCGAGATCGGCCCGAACCTGTCAGGCGGCACGGTGCTGGATGCAACCGGCTGTTACGTCATGCCGGGCGGCATTGATCCGCATGTGCATCTCGAAATGCCGTTCATGGGCACCTATTCGGCGGACGATTTCGAAAGCGGCACGCGCGCGGCGCTTGCCGGCGGCACGACCATGGTCGTCGATTTCTGTCTGCCCGATCCCGGCCAGTCGCTTCTCGACGCGCTGAAGCGCTGGGACAACAAGGCGACGCGCGCCAATTGCGACTATTCCTTCCACATGTCCGTTACCTGGTGGGGCGAACAGGTGTTCAACGACATGAAGACGGTGGTGCAGGAAAAGGGCATCAACACCTTCAAGCACTTCATGGCCTACAAAGGCGCCCTGATGGTGAACGACGACGAAATGTTCGCCTCGTTCTCGCGCTGTGCCGAGCTTGGTGCCCTGCCGCTGGTGCATGCGGAAAACGGCGATGTGGTCGCCGCCATGCAAGCCAAGCTGATGGATGAAGGCAATAACGGCCCGGAAGCGCACGCCTATTCGCGGCCTGCGACCGTGGAAGGCGAAGCCACCAACCGCGCCATCATCATTGCCGACATGGCGGGCGCGCCGCTCTACGTGGTCCACACCTCCTGCGAACAGGCGCATGAAGCCATCCGCCGCGCCCGGCAGAATGGCATGCGGGTGTATGGTGAACCGCTCATCCAGCACCTGACGCTGGACGAGACCGAATATGCGAACCCGGATTGGGATCACGCCGCGCGGCGCGTCATGTCCCCGCCCTTCCGCAACAAGCAGCATCAGGATTCGCTCTGGGCGGGCCTCGCCGCCGGCTCGCTGCAGGTGGTGGCGACCGATCACTGCGCCTTCACCACCGACCAGAAACGCTATGGCGTCGGCGATTTCCGCAAGATCCCGAACGGCACCGGCGGGCTGGAAGACCGCATGCCGATGCTCTGGACCTATGGGGTGGCGACCGGCCGCATCACCATGAACGAGTTCGTCGCGGTCACCTCGACGAACATCGCGAAGATCCTCAACGTCTACCCGAGGAAGGGCGCGATCCTGGTCGGCGCCGATGCCGATCTCGTCGTCTGGGACCCGAACAAGGAGAAGACGATCACGGCGAAAAGCCAGCAGTCGGCGATCGATTACAACGTTTTCGAGGGCAAGACGGTGAAAGGCCTGCCGCGCTACACGCTGACCCGCGGCGTGGTCGCCATCGAGGAAGGGGTGATCAAGACCCGCGAGGGCCACGGCCAGTTTGTTTCCCGCGAGCCCTATCCGGCGGTGTCCAAGGCGCTCTCGACCTGGAAGGAGCTGACGGCGCCCCGCAAGGTGGAACGCACCGGCATTCCGGCATCCGGGGTGTGA
- a CDS encoding Zn-dependent hydrolase yields the protein MVAAPGENLRVNGDRLWDSLMEMAKIGPGIAGGNNRQTLTDADGEGRHLFQRWCEAAGLTMGVDQMGTMFATRPGTDPDALPVYVGSHLDTQPTGGKYDGVLGVLAGLEVIRTMNDLGIKTKHPVVVTNWANEEGARFAPAMLASGVFAGVHSLDYAYARKDPDGKTYGEELKRIGWRGQEEVGARKMHAYFEYHIEQGPILEAENKQIGVVTHCQGLWWLEFTLTGKEAHTGSTPMNLRVNAGLAFGRILEMVQKVSMSEQPGAVGGVGQVFFSPNSRNVLPGKVVFTVDIRTPSQEKLDRMRAKIEAEAATICEALGVGCSVEAVGHFDPVTFDPTLVERVRTAAEKLGYSHMNIISGAGHDACWAAKVAPATMIMCPCVGGLSHNEAEEISKDWAAAGCDVLFHAVVETAEIVG from the coding sequence ATGGTGGCAGCACCAGGCGAAAACCTGCGCGTGAACGGCGATCGGCTGTGGGACAGCCTGATGGAGATGGCGAAGATCGGCCCCGGCATTGCCGGCGGCAACAACCGCCAGACGCTGACGGATGCCGATGGCGAAGGCCGGCACCTCTTCCAGCGCTGGTGTGAGGCCGCCGGGCTCACCATGGGCGTCGACCAGATGGGCACCATGTTTGCCACCCGCCCCGGCACCGATCCAGACGCCCTGCCCGTTTATGTCGGCAGCCACCTCGATACGCAGCCGACCGGCGGCAAATATGACGGCGTGCTCGGCGTGCTGGCCGGCCTCGAGGTCATCCGCACGATGAACGATCTGGGCATCAAGACCAAACACCCCGTGGTCGTCACCAACTGGGCGAACGAGGAAGGTGCCCGCTTTGCCCCCGCCATGCTGGCCTCCGGCGTGTTTGCCGGCGTGCATTCGCTGGATTACGCCTATGCGCGCAAGGATCCCGACGGCAAGACTTATGGTGAGGAATTAAAGCGCATCGGCTGGCGGGGCCAGGAAGAGGTCGGCGCGCGAAAGATGCATGCCTATTTCGAATATCACATCGAACAGGGCCCGATCCTGGAAGCCGAGAACAAGCAGATCGGCGTCGTGACCCACTGCCAGGGCCTCTGGTGGCTGGAATTCACGCTGACCGGCAAGGAAGCCCATACCGGCTCCACGCCGATGAACCTGCGCGTCAATGCCGGCCTCGCCTTCGGGCGCATTCTGGAAATGGTGCAGAAGGTTTCCATGTCCGAGCAACCGGGCGCCGTCGGCGGCGTCGGCCAGGTGTTCTTCTCGCCCAATTCCCGGAATGTTTTGCCCGGCAAGGTGGTGTTCACGGTGGATATCCGCACGCCGTCGCAGGAGAAGCTCGACCGCATGCGCGCCAAGATCGAGGCGGAGGCGGCAACAATCTGCGAGGCCCTCGGCGTCGGTTGTTCGGTCGAAGCGGTCGGCCACTTCGATCCGGTGACCTTCGATCCGACCCTGGTGGAGCGGGTGCGCACGGCGGCGGAAAAGCTGGGCTACAGCCACATGAACATCATCTCCGGCGCCGGCCACGATGCCTGCTGGGCCGCCAAGGTGGCGCCCGCCACCATGATCATGTGCCCCTGCGTCGGCGGTCTGTCGCACAACGAGGCGGAAGAGATCTCCAAGGACTGGGCCGCCGCCGGCTGCGACGTGCTATTTCACGCAGTGGTTGAAACTGCGGAGATTGTCGGGTGA
- a CDS encoding TetR family transcriptional regulator C-terminal domain-containing protein: MIPRAAKTQRRTRIQEEKEEKILEAALDVFSAYGFRGATIDQIAEAAGMSKPNLLYYFRTKEAIHRTLLDRMLFTWLEPLRAFDAAGNPESEIRSYIRRKLEMSRDFPRESRLFANEIIQGAQHIEDELKGPLKELVDEKAEVIRAWIRAGKIAKCDPYHLIFSIWSTTQHYADFDVQVQAVLGEKSGEGRFDDAARFLEELFLRGLKVETSNL; this comes from the coding sequence ATGATTCCACGAGCGGCGAAAACGCAGCGGCGCACCCGCATTCAGGAAGAAAAAGAAGAGAAGATCCTCGAGGCGGCGCTCGACGTGTTTTCCGCCTACGGGTTCCGCGGCGCGACGATCGACCAGATCGCCGAGGCGGCCGGCATGTCGAAGCCCAATCTTCTTTATTATTTCCGCACCAAGGAAGCGATCCACCGCACATTGCTGGACCGGATGCTGTTTACCTGGCTGGAGCCGCTCCGGGCCTTTGATGCGGCCGGCAATCCGGAAAGCGAGATCCGCTCCTATATCCGCCGCAAGCTGGAAATGTCGCGTGATTTCCCCCGCGAGAGCCGGCTCTTCGCCAACGAGATCATCCAGGGCGCCCAGCATATCGAGGATGAGCTGAAGGGGCCGCTGAAGGAGCTGGTGGATGAGAAGGCTGAGGTAATCCGGGCCTGGATCCGGGCCGGCAAGATCGCGAAGTGCGATCCCTATCACCTGATCTTTTCCATCTGGTCCACCACCCAGCACTACGCGGATTTCGACGTGCAGGTGCAGGCGGTGCTGGGGGAGAAATCCGGCGAGGGGCGCTTTGACGATGCCGCCCGCTTCCTGGAGGAATTGTTCCTGCGCGGGCTGAAAGTGGAAACATCTAACCTCTGA
- a CDS encoding ArsR/SmtB family transcription factor — protein sequence MAIADHMPGVAQDVAGFLKGLANPQRLLILCALMRGERSVTRLIEETGIAQTSMSQHLAKLKDEGIVTYRRDHRTLYYSICHAAVADLMAVLDRHFCNGA from the coding sequence ATGGCAATTGCCGATCACATGCCGGGCGTGGCGCAAGATGTCGCAGGTTTCCTGAAAGGGCTCGCCAACCCGCAACGTCTGCTGATCCTGTGCGCGCTGATGCGGGGCGAGCGCTCCGTGACCCGATTGATCGAGGAGACGGGCATTGCCCAGACTTCGATGTCGCAGCATCTTGCGAAGCTGAAGGACGAAGGCATCGTGACCTACCGTCGCGACCACCGCACGCTGTATTATTCCATCTGCCATGCCGCGGTGGCTGATCTCATGGCTGTGCTCGACCGGCACTTCTGCAACGGCGCCTAA
- a CDS encoding carboxymuconolactone decarboxylase family protein codes for MAKDFKQITRDISAYTAEMRKLTPDAVNGFYALAKGATADGALSKKTKELLALAIGITQRCDGCIGFHVKALKDLGATREEIAEVAALSTYMGGGPAMMYAADALRAWDQFNEA; via the coding sequence ATGGCAAAGGATTTCAAACAGATCACCCGCGATATCAGCGCCTACACGGCGGAAATGCGCAAGCTGACGCCGGATGCGGTGAACGGCTTTTACGCGCTTGCCAAGGGTGCGACGGCAGATGGTGCGTTGTCGAAGAAAACGAAGGAGCTGCTTGCGCTTGCCATCGGCATTACCCAGCGCTGCGACGGCTGCATCGGCTTTCATGTGAAGGCCCTGAAGGATCTGGGCGCCACCCGCGAGGAGATTGCCGAGGTCGCCGCGCTCTCGACCTATATGGGCGGCGGCCCGGCCATGATGTATGCGGCCGATGCGCTGCGCGCCTGGGATCAGTTCAACGAGGCCTGA
- a CDS encoding YeiH family protein translates to MLHLTKPLQNQSAAGASGSTVTALLSLLPGLALAGGIAASAMAFRTLTGIQALSPLILSIVIGMLIGNLHRPPVACRPGIGFSMKRLLRLGIILLGLQITLAQLVSLGLPGLAVVTVTLTVTFAAVTLAGRLLGVDRGLTGLIAAGTSVCGASAVIAANAVVRGRDEDVTYAVACVTIFGSFSMLLFPLLMLPLHLDAVAYGLWSGATIHEVAQVVAATFQAGDVAGQYGTIAKLARVMLLAPLVLTLALTLFRARSTGSAKTGATPFPWFVLGFLAMVGLNSSVALPPALVQDAGLLGTFLLSCGLAAMGLQTHMKQLAAEGLRPLALGAFGWLFISGFGYLMVRLAGF, encoded by the coding sequence ATGTTGCACCTCACGAAACCCTTGCAGAACCAGTCTGCCGCCGGCGCGTCCGGGTCTACCGTCACCGCTCTCCTGTCGCTTCTCCCCGGCCTGGCCCTTGCCGGCGGCATCGCCGCGAGCGCCATGGCGTTCCGGACGCTCACCGGCATCCAGGCGCTGTCGCCGCTCATTCTCTCCATCGTCATCGGCATGCTGATCGGCAATCTGCACCGTCCGCCTGTCGCCTGTCGCCCCGGGATCGGCTTTTCCATGAAGCGCCTGCTGCGGCTCGGCATCATCCTGCTCGGGCTGCAGATCACGCTCGCCCAGCTTGTCTCGCTCGGCCTGCCAGGCCTCGCGGTGGTCACCGTCACCCTCACCGTCACTTTTGCAGCCGTCACGCTGGCCGGGCGCCTCCTCGGCGTCGATCGCGGCCTGACGGGGCTGATTGCCGCCGGAACCTCCGTCTGCGGCGCCTCCGCCGTGATTGCCGCCAATGCGGTGGTGCGCGGCCGCGACGAGGACGTGACCTATGCGGTCGCCTGCGTCACCATCTTCGGCTCGTTCTCCATGCTGCTTTTCCCGCTGCTGATGCTGCCGCTGCACCTCGATGCGGTGGCCTATGGCCTGTGGTCGGGCGCCACCATTCACGAAGTGGCGCAGGTGGTGGCCGCCACCTTCCAGGCCGGCGATGTGGCCGGCCAGTATGGCACGATTGCCAAGCTTGCCCGCGTCATGCTCCTGGCGCCGCTGGTGCTCACGCTGGCACTGACACTGTTTCGCGCGCGCAGCACGGGTTCGGCAAAGACCGGGGCCACGCCCTTCCCCTGGTTCGTTCTCGGGTTCCTCGCCATGGTCGGGCTGAACAGCAGCGTCGCGCTGCCGCCGGCACTCGTTCAGGATGCCGGCCTGCTCGGCACCTTCCTGCTTTCCTGCGGTCTCGCCGCCATGGGCCTGCAAACGCACATGAAGCAGCTCGCTGCCGAAGGTTTGCGCCCGCTGGCGCTCGGTGCCTTCGGCTGGCTGTTCATCTCCGGGTTCGGCTATCTGATGGTGCGGCTGGCGGGATTTTGA
- a CDS encoding LysR family transcriptional regulator, whose amino-acid sequence MTPEQLRIFLAVAAKSHVTRAAHELHLTQSSVSAAIAALEERHGVKLFNRVGRGIELTEAGRLFRPHAEVVLEKAAAATRLLKDLSGAPAGHLTLHASQTVASYWLPQRLIAYRERHPQVDLTMHVGNTRAAADAVLSGQADLAVVEGRVSEPSLSVSRVGEDRLVLVVGRRHPWRPGQGIAPADLLETNWIHREEGSGTRAALEEELLRLGISPAALSVVLELPSNEAVIAAVEAGTGAAVLSLRAVEAHLSQGRLVMPDFPMPTRPFFLLMHRERHVTRAMKAMVEVLGEG is encoded by the coding sequence ATGACGCCGGAACAGTTGCGGATCTTTCTGGCGGTGGCGGCCAAAAGCCATGTGACGCGGGCGGCGCACGAGCTGCACCTGACGCAGTCCTCGGTCAGTGCCGCGATTGCGGCGCTTGAAGAGCGGCACGGGGTCAAACTGTTCAACCGGGTGGGCCGCGGCATCGAATTGACGGAAGCGGGGCGCCTGTTTCGCCCGCATGCGGAGGTCGTGCTGGAAAAGGCAGCGGCGGCCACGCGGCTGCTGAAGGATCTCTCCGGGGCGCCGGCGGGGCACCTCACCCTTCACGCCAGCCAGACGGTGGCGAGCTACTGGCTGCCGCAGCGGCTGATCGCCTATCGCGAGCGCCACCCCCAAGTCGATCTCACCATGCATGTGGGCAATACGCGGGCTGCCGCCGATGCGGTGCTGTCAGGCCAGGCGGATTTGGCCGTGGTGGAGGGGCGGGTCTCCGAGCCTTCGCTCTCCGTGTCGCGTGTCGGCGAGGACCGGCTGGTGCTGGTGGTCGGCCGCCGCCATCCCTGGCGTCCCGGCCAGGGCATTGCGCCCGCCGACCTGCTCGAGACCAACTGGATCCACCGCGAAGAAGGCTCCGGCACGCGGGCGGCGCTGGAAGAGGAGCTTCTTCGGCTCGGCATTTCACCCGCGGCACTTTCGGTGGTGCTGGAACTGCCCTCGAACGAGGCGGTGATCGCCGCCGTGGAGGCCGGCACCGGTGCCGCGGTGCTGTCGCTGCGCGCTGTGGAAGCGCATCTTTCGCAAGGGCGTCTGGTCATGCCGGATTTTCCCATGCCGACGCGACCCTTCTTTCTGCTGATGCACCGCGAACGGCATGTGACGCGGGCGATGAAGGCGATGGTGGAGGTTTTGGGGGAGGGATAG
- a CDS encoding type II toxin-antitoxin system VapB family antitoxin, which yields MRSTINLDDQLLERARALTGTKETAALVRQALETLVRVESGRRFIALGGSMPDAEAAPRRRSDVAK from the coding sequence GTGCGATCCACCATCAACCTCGATGACCAGCTTCTCGAACGCGCCCGCGCCTTGACCGGCACGAAAGAGACGGCAGCGCTGGTGCGACAGGCGCTTGAGACATTGGTTCGTGTCGAATCCGGAAGACGGTTTATTGCGCTGGGTGGCTCCATGCCGGATGCGGAGGCTGCGCCGAGGCGCCGAAGTGACGTCGCAAAATGA
- the preA gene encoding NAD-dependent dihydropyrimidine dehydrogenase subunit PreA yields MADIRNNFVGIKSPNPFWLASAPPTDKAYNVERAFKAGWGGVVWKTLGSEGPPVVNVNGPRYGAIWGADRRLLGLNNIELITDRPLQVNLQEMKQVKMNWPDRALVASIMVPCVEEEWKAILPLVEETGADGIELNFGCPHGMSERGMGSAVGQVPEYIEMVVRWCKQYTRMPVITKLTPNITDIRNPARAAKRGGTDAVSLINTINSITSVDLDNFAPVPSVGGKGSHGGYCGPAVKPIALNMVSEIARDPETSGLPISGIGGVTTWRDAAEFLVLGAGNVQVCTAAMTYGFKIVQEMISGLSDWMDEKGHRSLDDICGRAVPNVTDWKYLNLNYVAKAHIDQDACIKCGRCHIACEDTSHQAITSTVNGVRHFEVMEDECVGCNLCVNVCPVEHCITMVGLEPGTLDQRTGKVVEPTYANWTTHPNNPMAVQAAE; encoded by the coding sequence ATGGCTGATATCAGAAACAATTTCGTCGGCATCAAGTCGCCCAACCCGTTCTGGCTGGCCTCTGCCCCGCCGACCGACAAGGCTTACAATGTCGAGCGAGCCTTCAAGGCCGGCTGGGGCGGCGTCGTTTGGAAGACGCTGGGTTCCGAAGGCCCGCCGGTCGTCAATGTCAACGGTCCGCGCTACGGCGCGATCTGGGGCGCCGACCGCCGCCTGCTGGGCCTCAACAATATCGAACTCATCACCGACCGCCCGCTTCAGGTGAACCTGCAGGAAATGAAGCAGGTGAAGATGAACTGGCCGGACCGCGCGCTGGTCGCCTCGATCATGGTGCCCTGCGTGGAAGAAGAGTGGAAGGCCATCCTGCCGCTGGTGGAGGAAACCGGGGCGGATGGCATCGAGCTCAACTTCGGCTGTCCGCACGGCATGAGCGAGCGCGGCATGGGCTCAGCCGTCGGCCAGGTGCCGGAATATATCGAAATGGTGGTGCGCTGGTGCAAGCAGTACACCCGCATGCCGGTGATCACCAAACTGACGCCGAACATCACCGATATCCGCAACCCCGCCCGTGCCGCCAAACGCGGCGGCACCGATGCCGTCTCGCTGATCAATACGATCAACTCCATCACCTCGGTCGATCTCGATAATTTTGCCCCGGTCCCGAGCGTCGGCGGCAAGGGCAGCCATGGCGGCTATTGCGGCCCGGCGGTGAAACCCATCGCCCTCAACATGGTCTCCGAAATCGCCCGCGATCCGGAAACCTCAGGCCTGCCGATCTCCGGCATCGGCGGTGTGACCACCTGGCGCGATGCGGCCGAATTTCTGGTACTCGGCGCCGGAAACGTCCAGGTCTGCACCGCTGCCATGACCTACGGCTTCAAGATCGTCCAGGAAATGATCTCCGGCCTCTCCGACTGGATGGACGAGAAAGGCCACCGCTCGCTCGACGACATCTGCGGCCGCGCCGTGCCGAACGTCACCGACTGGAAGTACCTGAACCTCAATTATGTGGCGAAAGCCCATATCGACCAGGACGCCTGCATCAAATGCGGCCGCTGCCACATTGCCTGCGAGGACACCTCGCACCAGGCGATCACCAGCACGGTCAATGGGGTTCGCCATTTCGAGGTGATGGAAGACGAATGCGTCGGCTGCAACCTCTGCGTCAACGTCTGCCCGGTCGAACACTGCATCACCATGGTGGGGCTGGAACCGGGCACGCTCGACCAGCGCACCGGCAAGGTGGTGGAGCCGACCTATGCCAACTGGACCACGCACCCGAACAACCCGATGGCGGTTCAGGCGGCGGAGTGA